The Acidimicrobiales bacterium sequence GGTCGCCCTCGCAATAGCGCTGCCACTCGGCGGGGTGCGCGGCAATCGTCTCGTCGACGACGGCGTCGAGCGCGCCGGTGTCGAGCGCCTCGAACCCGAGGGCCGCCGCGATCGTCTCGGGATCGCCGCCCTCGTTCAGCACCACGTCGAGCACTTTCTTCGCCTGGGTCGCGGTGATCTTGCCGGTCGACTCCATGTCGACGAGCTTGGTGAACACCTCGACGTCGAGGCCGCGCCCCGCCTCGGCGTTGGCCGCAACCTCGTTGGCGGCGCGCGCCAGCGCGATGCGCGGGTCGGCGCCGGCGCCGATGGCTCCGACCACCAAGCCGTCGAGGTCGAGGTCGACGACCGTACGCACGGGTTCGGCCGCCGCTTCGACGCCCGTCGCCTGCGCCACCGCGGCGCGCCGCTCGGCCGGGAGCACGGCGAGGGTCGTGCGCACCGTGTTGATCCACTCCTCCGACGGCGCCAGCGGCACGAGGTCCGGCTCGAGGAAGTAGCGATAGTCGTCGGCGTCTTCCTTGACGCGGCCGGTGATGGTGCGCCCTTCTTGCTCGTTCCAGTGCCGCGTCTGCTGGATGACGCGTTCGCCCGCTTCGATGAGGTCGATCTGGCGCAGCGCCTCGTATTCGATGGCGCGGCCGAGCGAGCGGATGCTGTTGACGTTCTTGATCTCGCAGCGCGTGCCGAACTCGTCGTTGGGGCCGCGACGCACCGACACGTTGGCGTCGACGCGCATCGACCCCTCCTCCATGCGGCCGTCGGACGCGCCCGTCGCTACGACGATGCCGCGCAGCTCCGTCACGTAGGCCCGCGCCTGCTCGACGGTGCGGATGTCGGGCTCGCTCACGATTTCCAGCAGCGGCACGCCGGCGCGGTTGTAGTCGACGAGTGAGTGCGACGCGCCGTGGATGCGACCGGCACCACCGACGTGGGTCGACTTACCCGTGTCCTCCTCGATGTGGGCGCGCGTGACGCCGACGCGGAAGCCGTCGGGTAGTTCGAGGAAGCCGTTGGTGTTGATCGGCTCGTCGTACTGACTCACCTGGTAGTCCTTCGGCATGTCCGGATAGAAGTAGTTCTTCCGGTGGAACGTCGAAGGCGAGATGGTGCAGTTGAGCGCCGCTCCGATGCGCATCGCCAGCTCGACGGCGTGCTCGTTGAGGACGGGCAAGGAGCCCGGCAGGCCGAGGCACGTCGGGCACACGTTGGTGTTCGGCTCGTCGCCGAACATGTTCGGGCAGCCGCAGAACAACTTCGTCTTGGTCTTGAGCTCGCAGTGCACCTCGAGCCCGATCACCATTTCCCAACCGTCGGGCAGACTCACGACAAGCTCCCTTCCAACGCGGCGGCGACCCGAAACAGCACCGGTTCACCCAGCGCCGGCGCCAGCACCTGCACGCCAATCGGCAAGCCGTCGTCACCGGTGCCGAAGGGCACGCTGATGGCCGGATCGCCACACAGGTTCGACGGGATGGTGCACACGTCGCTCAAGTACATCGCCAGCGGGTTGTTGGTCTTGGCGCCAAAGCCGAACGCGGTAGTCGGCGCCGTGGGCGACAGCAACACGTCGAACTTCTCGTAAGCGGCGGCGAAGTCCCGGGCGATCAGCCCGCGCACCTTGAGCGCCTTGCCGTAGTACGCGTCGTAGTAGCCCGCGGAGAGGGCGTAGGTGCCGAGCATGATGCGCCGTTTCACTTCGGGGCCGAAGCCGGCTTCGCGCGTCAGCGCGTACATCTCGTTGATCGACGGGGCGTCGGCGCGCAGGCCGTAGCGCACGCCGTCGTAGCGGGCCAGGTTCGACGACGCTTCGGCCGGCGCGATCAGGTAGTAGGCCGAGAGGCCGTACACGCACGCCGGCACGGAGGTCTCCTCGACCTTCGCACCGGCGCCCGTCAACGCGTCGGCCGCTGCGGTCACGCGTCGCTTCACGTCATCGGCGATGCCTTCACCGAGCAGTTCGGAGATGACGCCGACGCGCAGGCCGCTGACGTCGCCGCCGAGTTCGGCGTCGCCGATGGGCGGCAGCGCTTCGGGCCACGACGTCGAGTCGCGCCGATCGTGGCCCGAGATCACGTTGTAGGCGACGGCGGCGTCGGCGACGGTGTTGGCGAAGGGACCGATCTGGTCGAGCGACGACGCGAACGCCACGAGGCCATAACGCGACACCGCGCCATAGGTCGGCTTCAGTCCCACGACGCCGCACAGCGCGGCGGGCTGACGGATCGAGCCACCGGTGTCGGAGCCGAGCGCGAGCGGGGCGAACCCGGCAGCCACGGCGACGGCGCTGCCGCCGCTGGAGCCGCCCGGCACCTTCGTGGG is a genomic window containing:
- the gatB gene encoding Asp-tRNA(Asn)/Glu-tRNA(Gln) amidotransferase subunit GatB — protein: MSLPDGWEMVIGLEVHCELKTKTKLFCGCPNMFGDEPNTNVCPTCLGLPGSLPVLNEHAVELAMRIGAALNCTISPSTFHRKNYFYPDMPKDYQVSQYDEPINTNGFLELPDGFRVGVTRAHIEEDTGKSTHVGGAGRIHGASHSLVDYNRAGVPLLEIVSEPDIRTVEQARAYVTELRGIVVATGASDGRMEEGSMRVDANVSVRRGPNDEFGTRCEIKNVNSIRSLGRAIEYEALRQIDLIEAGERVIQQTRHWNEQEGRTITGRVKEDADDYRYFLEPDLVPLAPSEEWINTVRTTLAVLPAERRAAVAQATGVEAAAEPVRTVVDLDLDGLVVGAIGAGADPRIALARAANEVAANAEAGRGLDVEVFTKLVDMESTGKITATQAKKVLDVVLNEGGDPETIAAALGFEALDTGALDAVVDETIAAHPAEWQRYCEGD
- the gatA gene encoding Asp-tRNA(Asn)/Glu-tRNA(Gln) amidotransferase subunit GatA; this translates as MSWQPYTATAIAAAVRGGSSALGVVEEHLAEIARRDGELHACNYVMADEARAAAADIDARVAAGENVGPLAGVPVALKDNMCTRGVPTTCSSKILEGWRPPYDATVVERLRAAGAVIIAKTNLDEFAMGSSTENSAFGPSRNPHDPTKVPGGSSGGSAVAVAAGFAPLALGSDTGGSIRQPAALCGVVGLKPTYGAVSRYGLVAFASSLDQIGPFANTVADAAVAYNVISGHDRRDSTSWPEALPPIGDAELGGDVSGLRVGVISELLGEGIADDVKRRVTAAADALTGAGAKVEETSVPACVYGLSAYYLIAPAEASSNLARYDGVRYGLRADAPSINEMYALTREAGFGPEVKRRIMLGTYALSAGYYDAYYGKALKVRGLIARDFAAAYEKFDVLLSPTAPTTAFGFGAKTNNPLAMYLSDVCTIPSNLCGDPAISVPFGTGDDGLPIGVQVLAPALGEPVLFRVAAALEGSLS